One window of the Syngnathoides biaculeatus isolate LvHL_M chromosome 11, ASM1980259v1, whole genome shotgun sequence genome contains the following:
- the rom1b gene encoding rod outer segment membrane protein 1b isoform X5: protein MALLKMKFTQHRRVRLAQGLWLLSWMAVLCGSFVFSLGVYLKIELLRRSEVMENTEIHVVPNILMLVGLASIGTNWVAGRACQDSMDPSRFPRWKFLLLGWYAVAALLCCLLIAVVVLSYALQGRLEESLKVGLRNGIRFYKDTDVPGRCFQKETIDRLQMEFRCCGNTNFRDWFEVQWVSNRYLDYTSKDIKDRIRSNIDGRYLLDGVPFSCCNPASPRPCLQYHLTDNSAHYNYDFQNEELNLYNRGCRQALIDYYMDLMNSTGPGVLSVILIQVDRIFTTQLTKALLRRMLNKCQSC, encoded by the exons ATGGCGCTGCTGAAGATGAAATTCACCCAGCATAGGCGAGTGCGTCTGGCTCAGGGCCTGTGGCTCTTGTCCTGGATGGCCGTGCTGTGTGGGTCCTTCGTCTTTTCTCTGGGTGTCTACCTTAAAATTGAGCTGCTTCGTAGATCTGAG GTGATGGAGAACACAGAGATCCACGTGGTTCCCAACATCCTGATGTTGGTGGGCCTGGCCTCCATCGGTACTAACTGGGTGGCCGGCCGGGCGTGCCAGGACTCTATGGACCCGAGCCGCTTTCCACGCTGGAAGTTTCTCTTGCTGGGCTGGTATGCTGTGGCCGCACTCCTCTGTTGCTTGCTCATCGCAGTGGTGGTGCTCAGTTACGCCCTGCAGGGACGCCTGGAAGAATCTCTGAAG GTTGGTTTGAGGAATGGGATCCGCTTCTACAAGGACACTGACGTTCCGGGCCGCTGTTTCCAGAAAGAAACCATCGATCGTCTGCAGATGGAGTTCCGTTGCTGTGGAAACACCAACTTCAGGGATTGGTTTGAGGTGCAGTGGGTCAGCAACAGATACCTGGACTACACCTCCAAGGATATCAAGGA TCGTATCCGCAGCAACATAGATGGACGCTACCTGCTGGATGGCGTCCCGTTCAGCTGCTGTAATCCCGCTTCCCCTCGGCCATGCCTCCAGTACCACCTGACAGACAACAGCGCTCACTACAACTACGACTTCCAGAATGAGGAGCTCAACCTGTACAACCGCGGCTGCAGGCAGGCTCTGATCGACTACTACATGGACCTGATGAATTCAACTGGTCCTGGCGTACTATCAGTCATCCTGATACAGGTGGATCGCATTTTCACGACGCAGCTGACGAAAGCCCTATTGCGTAGGATGTTAAACAA ATGTCAGTCCTGTTGA
- the rom1b gene encoding rod outer segment membrane protein 1b isoform X2, with protein MALLKMKFTQHRRVRLAQGLWLLSWMAVLCGSFVFSLGVYLKIELLRRSEVMENTEIHVVPNILMLVGLASIGTNWVAGRACQDSMDPSRFPRWKFLLLGWYAVAALLCCLLIAVVVLSYALQGRLEESLKKETIDRLQMEFRCCGNTNFRDWFEVQWVSNRYLDYTSKDIKDRIRSNIDGRYLLDGVPFSCCNPASPRPCLQYHLTDNSAHYNYDFQNEELNLYNRGCRQALIDYYMDLMNSTGPGVLSVILIQMSVLLSLRYLQTSVEGAMAQEQPEGVSEGFLLEKGVKETLEEAKVKILLMLKFGQVDPDAAEGSPDAEKAPPSSS; from the exons ATGGCGCTGCTGAAGATGAAATTCACCCAGCATAGGCGAGTGCGTCTGGCTCAGGGCCTGTGGCTCTTGTCCTGGATGGCCGTGCTGTGTGGGTCCTTCGTCTTTTCTCTGGGTGTCTACCTTAAAATTGAGCTGCTTCGTAGATCTGAG GTGATGGAGAACACAGAGATCCACGTGGTTCCCAACATCCTGATGTTGGTGGGCCTGGCCTCCATCGGTACTAACTGGGTGGCCGGCCGGGCGTGCCAGGACTCTATGGACCCGAGCCGCTTTCCACGCTGGAAGTTTCTCTTGCTGGGCTGGTATGCTGTGGCCGCACTCCTCTGTTGCTTGCTCATCGCAGTGGTGGTGCTCAGTTACGCCCTGCAGGGACGCCTGGAAGAATCTCTGAAG AAAGAAACCATCGATCGTCTGCAGATGGAGTTCCGTTGCTGTGGAAACACCAACTTCAGGGATTGGTTTGAGGTGCAGTGGGTCAGCAACAGATACCTGGACTACACCTCCAAGGATATCAAGGA TCGTATCCGCAGCAACATAGATGGACGCTACCTGCTGGATGGCGTCCCGTTCAGCTGCTGTAATCCCGCTTCCCCTCGGCCATGCCTCCAGTACCACCTGACAGACAACAGCGCTCACTACAACTACGACTTCCAGAATGAGGAGCTCAACCTGTACAACCGCGGCTGCAGGCAGGCTCTGATCGACTACTACATGGACCTGATGAATTCAACTGGTCCTGGCGTACTATCAGTCATCCTGATACAG ATGTCAGTCCTGTTGAGCCTGCGTTACCTTCAGACTTCGGTGGAAGGGGCCATGGCTCAGGAGCAGCCGGAAGGTGTCAGTGAGGGATTTCTTCTGGAAAAGGGAGTGAAGGAGACCTTGGAGGAAGCCAAAGTCAAAATCTTGCTCATGCTGAAGTTTGGCCAGGTCGACCCTGATGCAGCCGAGGGCTCCCCTGACGCTGAAAAGGCCCCGCCATCTTCCAGCTAG
- the rom1b gene encoding rod outer segment membrane protein 1b isoform X4 has protein sequence MENTEIHVVPNILMLVGLASIGTNWVAGRACQDSMDPSRFPRWKFLLLGWYAVAALLCCLLIAVVVLSYALQGRLEESLKVGLRNGIRFYKDTDVPGRCFQKETIDRLQMEFRCCGNTNFRDWFEVQWVSNRYLDYTSKDIKDRIRSNIDGRYLLDGVPFSCCNPASPRPCLQYHLTDNSAHYNYDFQNEELNLYNRGCRQALIDYYMDLMNSTGPGVLSVILIQMSVLLSLRYLQTSVEGAMAQEQPEGVSEGFLLEKGVKETLEEAKVKILLMLKFGQVDPDAAEGSPDAEKAPPSSS, from the exons ATGGAGAACACAGAGATCCACGTGGTTCCCAACATCCTGATGTTGGTGGGCCTGGCCTCCATCGGTACTAACTGGGTGGCCGGCCGGGCGTGCCAGGACTCTATGGACCCGAGCCGCTTTCCACGCTGGAAGTTTCTCTTGCTGGGCTGGTATGCTGTGGCCGCACTCCTCTGTTGCTTGCTCATCGCAGTGGTGGTGCTCAGTTACGCCCTGCAGGGACGCCTGGAAGAATCTCTGAAG GTTGGTTTGAGGAATGGGATCCGCTTCTACAAGGACACTGACGTTCCGGGCCGCTGTTTCCAGAAAGAAACCATCGATCGTCTGCAGATGGAGTTCCGTTGCTGTGGAAACACCAACTTCAGGGATTGGTTTGAGGTGCAGTGGGTCAGCAACAGATACCTGGACTACACCTCCAAGGATATCAAGGA TCGTATCCGCAGCAACATAGATGGACGCTACCTGCTGGATGGCGTCCCGTTCAGCTGCTGTAATCCCGCTTCCCCTCGGCCATGCCTCCAGTACCACCTGACAGACAACAGCGCTCACTACAACTACGACTTCCAGAATGAGGAGCTCAACCTGTACAACCGCGGCTGCAGGCAGGCTCTGATCGACTACTACATGGACCTGATGAATTCAACTGGTCCTGGCGTACTATCAGTCATCCTGATACAG ATGTCAGTCCTGTTGAGCCTGCGTTACCTTCAGACTTCGGTGGAAGGGGCCATGGCTCAGGAGCAGCCGGAAGGTGTCAGTGAGGGATTTCTTCTGGAAAAGGGAGTGAAGGAGACCTTGGAGGAAGCCAAAGTCAAAATCTTGCTCATGCTGAAGTTTGGCCAGGTCGACCCTGATGCAGCCGAGGGCTCCCCTGACGCTGAAAAGGCCCCGCCATCTTCCAGCTAG
- the rom1b gene encoding rod outer segment membrane protein 1b isoform X1: MALLKMKFTQHRRVRLAQGLWLLSWMAVLCGSFVFSLGVYLKIELLRRSEVMENTEIHVVPNILMLVGLASIGTNWVAGRACQDSMDPSRFPRWKFLLLGWYAVAALLCCLLIAVVVLSYALQGRLEESLKVGLRNGIRFYKDTDVPGRCFQKETIDRLQMEFRCCGNTNFRDWFEVQWVSNRYLDYTSKDIKDRIRSNIDGRYLLDGVPFSCCNPASPRPCLQYHLTDNSAHYNYDFQNEELNLYNRGCRQALIDYYMDLMNSTGPGVLSVILIQMSVLLSLRYLQTSVEGAMAQEQPEGVSEGFLLEKGVKETLEEAKVKILLMLKFGQVDPDAAEGSPDAEKAPPSSS; encoded by the exons ATGGCGCTGCTGAAGATGAAATTCACCCAGCATAGGCGAGTGCGTCTGGCTCAGGGCCTGTGGCTCTTGTCCTGGATGGCCGTGCTGTGTGGGTCCTTCGTCTTTTCTCTGGGTGTCTACCTTAAAATTGAGCTGCTTCGTAGATCTGAG GTGATGGAGAACACAGAGATCCACGTGGTTCCCAACATCCTGATGTTGGTGGGCCTGGCCTCCATCGGTACTAACTGGGTGGCCGGCCGGGCGTGCCAGGACTCTATGGACCCGAGCCGCTTTCCACGCTGGAAGTTTCTCTTGCTGGGCTGGTATGCTGTGGCCGCACTCCTCTGTTGCTTGCTCATCGCAGTGGTGGTGCTCAGTTACGCCCTGCAGGGACGCCTGGAAGAATCTCTGAAG GTTGGTTTGAGGAATGGGATCCGCTTCTACAAGGACACTGACGTTCCGGGCCGCTGTTTCCAGAAAGAAACCATCGATCGTCTGCAGATGGAGTTCCGTTGCTGTGGAAACACCAACTTCAGGGATTGGTTTGAGGTGCAGTGGGTCAGCAACAGATACCTGGACTACACCTCCAAGGATATCAAGGA TCGTATCCGCAGCAACATAGATGGACGCTACCTGCTGGATGGCGTCCCGTTCAGCTGCTGTAATCCCGCTTCCCCTCGGCCATGCCTCCAGTACCACCTGACAGACAACAGCGCTCACTACAACTACGACTTCCAGAATGAGGAGCTCAACCTGTACAACCGCGGCTGCAGGCAGGCTCTGATCGACTACTACATGGACCTGATGAATTCAACTGGTCCTGGCGTACTATCAGTCATCCTGATACAG ATGTCAGTCCTGTTGAGCCTGCGTTACCTTCAGACTTCGGTGGAAGGGGCCATGGCTCAGGAGCAGCCGGAAGGTGTCAGTGAGGGATTTCTTCTGGAAAAGGGAGTGAAGGAGACCTTGGAGGAAGCCAAAGTCAAAATCTTGCTCATGCTGAAGTTTGGCCAGGTCGACCCTGATGCAGCCGAGGGCTCCCCTGACGCTGAAAAGGCCCCGCCATCTTCCAGCTAG
- the rom1b gene encoding rod outer segment membrane protein 1b isoform X3, protein MVMENTEIHVVPNILMLVGLASIGTNWVAGRACQDSMDPSRFPRWKFLLLGWYAVAALLCCLLIAVVVLSYALQGRLEESLKVGLRNGIRFYKDTDVPGRCFQKETIDRLQMEFRCCGNTNFRDWFEVQWVSNRYLDYTSKDIKDRIRSNIDGRYLLDGVPFSCCNPASPRPCLQYHLTDNSAHYNYDFQNEELNLYNRGCRQALIDYYMDLMNSTGPGVLSVILIQMSVLLSLRYLQTSVEGAMAQEQPEGVSEGFLLEKGVKETLEEAKVKILLMLKFGQVDPDAAEGSPDAEKAPPSSS, encoded by the exons ATG GTGATGGAGAACACAGAGATCCACGTGGTTCCCAACATCCTGATGTTGGTGGGCCTGGCCTCCATCGGTACTAACTGGGTGGCCGGCCGGGCGTGCCAGGACTCTATGGACCCGAGCCGCTTTCCACGCTGGAAGTTTCTCTTGCTGGGCTGGTATGCTGTGGCCGCACTCCTCTGTTGCTTGCTCATCGCAGTGGTGGTGCTCAGTTACGCCCTGCAGGGACGCCTGGAAGAATCTCTGAAG GTTGGTTTGAGGAATGGGATCCGCTTCTACAAGGACACTGACGTTCCGGGCCGCTGTTTCCAGAAAGAAACCATCGATCGTCTGCAGATGGAGTTCCGTTGCTGTGGAAACACCAACTTCAGGGATTGGTTTGAGGTGCAGTGGGTCAGCAACAGATACCTGGACTACACCTCCAAGGATATCAAGGA TCGTATCCGCAGCAACATAGATGGACGCTACCTGCTGGATGGCGTCCCGTTCAGCTGCTGTAATCCCGCTTCCCCTCGGCCATGCCTCCAGTACCACCTGACAGACAACAGCGCTCACTACAACTACGACTTCCAGAATGAGGAGCTCAACCTGTACAACCGCGGCTGCAGGCAGGCTCTGATCGACTACTACATGGACCTGATGAATTCAACTGGTCCTGGCGTACTATCAGTCATCCTGATACAG ATGTCAGTCCTGTTGAGCCTGCGTTACCTTCAGACTTCGGTGGAAGGGGCCATGGCTCAGGAGCAGCCGGAAGGTGTCAGTGAGGGATTTCTTCTGGAAAAGGGAGTGAAGGAGACCTTGGAGGAAGCCAAAGTCAAAATCTTGCTCATGCTGAAGTTTGGCCAGGTCGACCCTGATGCAGCCGAGGGCTCCCCTGACGCTGAAAAGGCCCCGCCATCTTCCAGCTAG